A part of Gramella sp. MAR_2010_147 genomic DNA contains:
- a CDS encoding DUF481 domain-containing protein: protein MKKSFCLLLLALLPGYLSAQLVNIESRRMQTDSIRFVLTADFSFNHTNNDGLEVNQLDATLTSQIKSKDLKKIYLLLGNYKLIDSEEKNLQNSWFLHGRFNYKLSALLRLEAFIQGQYNQLLVVEQRNLLGLGIRIKWVDRENFTGYAGNSYLYEVEHSDEAGTTEYNHRNSTYLSLSYFPKSKRFSLANTLYYQPLYEDFGDYRILEQFRMDVPLSSWFKVFALFNYYLDSETPLGSREYTSNFNFGIGISF from the coding sequence ATGAAGAAAAGCTTCTGCCTTCTTTTATTAGCATTACTTCCCGGCTACCTAAGTGCGCAACTGGTAAATATCGAGTCCAGGCGTATGCAAACAGATTCTATTCGCTTTGTACTAACTGCCGACTTTTCATTTAACCATACCAATAATGATGGTCTTGAGGTTAACCAGTTGGACGCCACACTTACTTCTCAGATTAAGTCTAAAGACCTGAAAAAAATATACTTACTGCTGGGTAATTATAAGCTGATTGATTCAGAAGAAAAAAACCTCCAAAATTCCTGGTTCCTTCATGGTAGATTTAATTATAAACTTTCGGCATTGCTTAGACTGGAAGCTTTTATTCAGGGTCAATACAACCAATTGTTGGTGGTGGAACAACGAAATCTACTGGGCCTGGGAATTCGTATAAAATGGGTTGATAGGGAAAATTTCACCGGTTATGCCGGCAACAGTTACCTTTATGAAGTAGAACATAGTGATGAAGCTGGCACCACAGAATACAATCACCGAAATAGTACTTACCTGAGTCTTTCCTACTTCCCAAAATCGAAGCGTTTTTCTTTAGCAAATACGCTGTATTACCAGCCATTATACGAAGATTTTGGAGATTATCGTATTCTGGAACAATTTAGAATGGATGTACCTTTATCCAGTTGGTTTAAGGTCTTTGCCCTTTTCAACTATTATCTGGATAGTGAAACACCTCTAGGTAGCCGGGAATACACCTCTAATTTCAATTTTGGAATAGGGATTAGCTTTTAA
- a CDS encoding PLP-dependent transferase translates to MKEQKVTIYIENVLENMPEDWLKLTTHRLDIYNEELAKTEFLEHFENLYKNNNSERSALSELPTAYDYIRLGHPLSTVLEWGISKLNDIKPEHVISFSSKTIPVLAVLRKNLFANKNTQICYTNELPECFDFEAIERVYAYNFEVKQVENSEDIPEFDGSTIFISEQDGLNALELSSNIDFYISLQAELGSILIVNGTENESYISEIQHVRRRETISMTPADCFTALNKLVGKTSPKKDNKYEANKASVIDSVQKITATSSKVLLGSCGLSVQYAIMMGLIDEAQEKHPGKTIKIIVPPNCYGGTNDQARRVAACLENVEIMDLPVDGANDMVNSTDKVLELVAREDAVPFIIAEIPTNPRVEVPNLENLRDVLKKERKTSSGETAVDPVFILDQTFCPNVQFCGENGILSSIRTISYVSGSKFPSGGRCTAGYCIANKKADSLLDKIDKHLQLCDNEATALQVEILAEQLPSMNQRITDAYKNTREFVNFIKATLPEAKINFVSEELAKQGFTPSVFSLDLPTKGDTSEEREAYKRELNHKLIKMMITRIPEESKYCVSYGQLKGCYWTIPATSTQGTTKEADKDYIARVSVSPELNLELHKKVFSDFVAQI, encoded by the coding sequence ATGAAAGAGCAAAAAGTGACAATCTATATAGAAAATGTATTAGAAAATATGCCTGAAGACTGGTTGAAACTAACCACTCACCGACTGGATATTTATAACGAAGAACTGGCCAAGACAGAATTCCTTGAACATTTTGAAAACTTATATAAAAACAATAATTCTGAAAGATCAGCATTAAGTGAACTGCCCACAGCCTACGATTATATTCGATTAGGGCATCCTTTATCGACCGTGCTGGAATGGGGAATCTCAAAATTGAATGATATCAAACCGGAACATGTGATCAGTTTCTCATCTAAAACTATTCCGGTTCTAGCCGTGTTAAGAAAGAATCTTTTCGCAAATAAAAATACTCAGATATGCTATACCAATGAGCTTCCTGAATGTTTCGATTTTGAAGCTATAGAACGTGTCTACGCTTATAATTTTGAGGTAAAGCAAGTTGAAAACTCAGAGGATATCCCTGAATTTGACGGCAGCACTATTTTTATTTCTGAACAGGACGGTCTGAATGCTCTGGAGCTCTCTTCAAATATCGACTTTTATATTAGTCTGCAGGCTGAACTTGGAAGCATTCTCATAGTAAATGGTACAGAGAATGAATCTTATATTTCCGAAATTCAGCATGTAAGAAGAAGGGAAACAATTTCAATGACCCCGGCAGATTGTTTTACTGCTTTGAATAAATTAGTAGGAAAAACTTCTCCTAAGAAAGATAATAAGTATGAAGCTAATAAAGCAAGTGTGATCGACTCAGTACAGAAGATCACTGCTACCAGCTCCAAGGTGCTTCTTGGTTCCTGTGGATTATCTGTACAGTATGCCATTATGATGGGGCTTATAGATGAAGCGCAGGAAAAACATCCGGGAAAAACTATTAAAATCATAGTACCTCCAAATTGCTACGGTGGAACGAATGACCAGGCCAGACGGGTTGCCGCCTGCCTGGAAAATGTAGAAATCATGGATTTACCGGTAGATGGTGCCAACGATATGGTAAACAGTACCGATAAAGTTTTAGAGTTGGTTGCCAGGGAAGATGCGGTGCCTTTTATAATTGCTGAAATTCCAACTAATCCAAGAGTTGAAGTTCCAAACCTCGAAAATTTAAGAGATGTTCTTAAAAAAGAACGTAAAACTTCCTCTGGAGAAACAGCGGTAGATCCTGTATTTATTTTAGATCAGACTTTCTGCCCAAATGTTCAGTTTTGTGGTGAAAATGGAATTCTTTCATCTATCAGGACTATTTCATACGTGAGCGGCTCCAAATTCCCCAGCGGCGGAAGATGTACCGCCGGCTATTGTATAGCAAATAAAAAAGCGGATAGTTTACTGGACAAAATTGATAAGCATTTACAACTTTGCGATAATGAAGCCACAGCTCTTCAGGTAGAAATACTGGCCGAGCAACTGCCCTCCATGAACCAGAGAATTACAGATGCATACAAAAACACACGTGAATTTGTGAATTTCATCAAGGCTACTTTACCGGAAGCGAAGATAAATTTTGTTTCAGAAGAACTCGCGAAGCAAGGCTTTACTCCTTCTGTGTTTTCTCTGGATCTTCCTACCAAAGGTGATACTTCTGAAGAAAGAGAAGCTTATAAAAGAGAGCTTAATCATAAACTGATCAAAATGATGATTACCAGGATACCCGAGGAAAGTAAATATTGTGTAAGCTATGGTCAGTTAAAAGGTTGTTACTGGACCATTCCCGCTACTTCTACACAAGGTACTACCAAAGAAGCCGATAAAGATTATATAGCCCGTGTTTCTGTTTCTCCAGAGCTTAATCTGGAATTGCACAAAAAAGTGTTTTCAGATTTTGTAGCGCAAATTTAG
- a CDS encoding LytTR family transcriptional regulator DNA-binding domain-containing protein: protein MEEKIKILIVEDEMIIAANISLQLTEMGYEVTGIVPRGEEALMQLKSEIPDILLLDINLKGDLDGIETALAMQRSHDIPIIYLTANADDAHFERAKATHPYGFIAKPFKKLDLQRAIQLTITQVNSKNGSDSELRTQESNPFILNDCIFVRHLNSMVKVNIEDILYIEAERNYCRIFTRNKEYLLVITLKEMDKKLPSKHFLRIHRSYIINISQIREVATSHIVIARKAIPIGKSLKNKLLKRLQTI, encoded by the coding sequence ATGGAAGAGAAAATCAAAATACTCATTGTGGAGGATGAAATGATTATTGCTGCCAATATTTCTTTGCAACTAACTGAAATGGGCTATGAAGTTACCGGAATTGTCCCCAGAGGTGAAGAAGCTTTAATGCAACTAAAATCTGAAATTCCCGATATTTTACTGCTGGATATTAATCTTAAAGGCGATTTAGATGGCATAGAAACAGCATTGGCAATGCAAAGATCCCATGATATTCCAATTATTTATTTAACTGCTAATGCCGATGATGCTCATTTTGAAAGAGCGAAGGCAACACATCCTTACGGTTTCATAGCTAAGCCCTTTAAAAAATTAGATCTTCAACGAGCGATCCAGCTCACTATAACTCAAGTAAACTCTAAAAACGGGAGCGATTCAGAGTTAAGAACACAGGAAAGCAATCCCTTCATCTTAAATGATTGTATTTTCGTTAGACACTTGAACTCCATGGTTAAGGTGAACATTGAGGACATTCTTTATATTGAAGCCGAACGTAATTACTGCCGCATTTTTACCAGGAATAAGGAATATCTTCTGGTAATTACACTCAAAGAGATGGATAAGAAATTGCCTTCTAAGCATTTTTTAAGGATCCACCGTTCCTATATAATCAATATTTCTCAAATTAGGGAAGTAGCCACAAGTCATATAGTAATTGCCAGGAAGGCGATTCCTATTGGTAAATCATTGAAGAATAAGTTGCTAAAACGCCTACAAACTATTTAA
- a CDS encoding histidine kinase dimerization/phosphoacceptor domain -containing protein gives MSKFTSAILLVCFIPIFGFAQSKGLIESLNKQSVDSSAAWLRVNTTSEKFVNEFHEIGLKTLQRGLKTENDSLIAEIHESLASWHAYNGFFSPDSVVLHAEKALSYHLKGDDKKRIADTYRSLSIDYLNTGQLDKAQEVIFKAIDLYEELGDDSGLGSAYRTLGVQYRVMSNFEKSISYTNQAIPLLKETENYSELAIAQFNLIIGYGETGEFEKAYAATEYCLEIVRTKVPEEIFVPVRAYSYRGEVYTKAKDYENALKDYIAAWELCKEHIGKERCATYRTEIGHIYLLQENYKEAQDHLLAGVNAYDEKGQIGLIQPYLDLAETYIQLGDYKNALEYKDRAYNNSKNLLEGEIANIESEMAIKYETGKKDEALQSQAALIDQKNKTQLLFIVIASLLLIFLLSLLYFFYKSKKATRIIRAKNAENELLLKEIHHRVKNNLEMVKSLIALQSAQIEDPATKDAMIASQNRVQSMGIIHQKLYQGTNLGSIEMKDYFLNLSEGILDSFNAEERVKIECAMDKLELDVDTAVPIGLIVNELLTNALKYAFPERQQGVINISLEKDRDQNLKLEVKDNGVGKTEGLTPKGTGFGSQLVKLLTQQLNGSMLERNNHGTHIKFDFQFEKSA, from the coding sequence ATGTCAAAATTCACTTCCGCAATTTTACTGGTATGCTTTATTCCCATATTCGGTTTTGCACAATCTAAAGGTCTCATTGAGAGTCTCAATAAGCAATCGGTAGACTCCAGTGCGGCGTGGCTGCGTGTAAACACCACTTCAGAAAAGTTCGTAAATGAATTCCACGAAATAGGCTTAAAAACATTGCAGCGAGGTTTGAAAACAGAGAATGACAGTTTGATCGCTGAAATTCACGAATCTCTGGCCTCATGGCATGCTTATAATGGATTTTTTTCACCAGACTCGGTAGTTCTTCATGCTGAGAAAGCATTATCGTACCATTTGAAAGGTGATGATAAAAAGAGAATTGCAGATACTTACAGATCTCTTTCCATAGACTATTTGAATACCGGACAATTAGATAAAGCTCAGGAGGTGATTTTCAAAGCTATTGATTTATATGAAGAACTGGGCGATGATTCAGGTCTCGGAAGCGCCTATCGCACTTTAGGAGTTCAATATCGTGTGATGAGTAATTTTGAAAAATCTATATCCTATACTAACCAGGCAATTCCGTTATTGAAGGAAACTGAAAATTATAGTGAATTAGCCATTGCGCAATTTAATTTGATCATAGGCTATGGCGAAACAGGCGAATTTGAAAAAGCATACGCCGCAACGGAATATTGTCTTGAAATAGTTAGAACAAAAGTACCCGAAGAAATTTTTGTTCCAGTTAGAGCATATTCCTACCGGGGAGAAGTTTATACCAAAGCCAAAGACTATGAAAATGCCTTAAAAGACTATATAGCAGCGTGGGAATTATGTAAAGAACATATAGGCAAAGAACGTTGTGCCACGTATAGAACTGAAATTGGGCATATTTACCTTTTACAGGAAAATTATAAGGAAGCCCAGGATCATCTGCTGGCTGGTGTAAATGCTTATGATGAAAAAGGCCAGATAGGACTTATACAGCCTTATTTAGATTTGGCAGAAACTTATATTCAACTTGGGGATTATAAGAATGCTTTAGAATATAAAGACAGGGCCTACAACAATTCCAAGAACCTATTGGAAGGGGAGATAGCCAATATTGAATCTGAAATGGCTATTAAATATGAAACCGGGAAAAAAGATGAGGCTCTGCAATCTCAGGCTGCTTTGATCGATCAGAAAAATAAGACACAATTACTTTTTATCGTGATCGCATCTTTATTATTGATCTTTCTGCTTTCATTGCTTTACTTTTTCTACAAGAGCAAAAAAGCCACCCGAATTATTCGAGCGAAAAATGCTGAAAATGAACTCCTGTTGAAAGAAATACATCACCGTGTTAAAAATAACCTGGAAATGGTGAAAAGCCTGATTGCTTTACAATCGGCACAGATTGAAGATCCTGCCACAAAAGACGCGATGATCGCCAGCCAGAATCGGGTACAGTCTATGGGAATTATTCATCAGAAGTTATATCAGGGGACAAATCTGGGAAGTATTGAAATGAAGGATTATTTCTTGAACCTGAGCGAAGGGATTCTCGACAGCTTCAATGCAGAAGAGCGGGTGAAAATTGAGTGCGCGATGGATAAACTGGAACTGGATGTGGATACAGCCGTCCCCATTGGCCTAATAGTAAACGAGCTGCTTACAAATGCGCTTAAGTATGCATTTCCAGAACGGCAACAGGGCGTTATCAATATAAGTCTGGAAAAGGACAGGGATCAAAATTTAAAACTGGAGGTGAAAGATAATGGGGTGGGGAAAACAGAAGGTCTTACTCCAAAAGGTACCGGTTTCGGTTCACAATTAGTCAAATTATTAACACAGCAGTTAAATGGCAGTATGTTAGAACGTAACAATCATGGAACCCATATTAAGTTTGACTTTCAATTTGAAAAAAGTGCCTGA
- a CDS encoding GAF domain-containing sensor histidine kinase: MIKPEKPKNESLRLRSVKQLGLLNSLPQDTFDNITTLASEICESQVALLTILDENKQWFKSKKGLYVNETERDISFCGHAILEPKSVFEIENALEDERFKDNPLVQSNDTHFRSYAGVPILDKNGLALGTLCVINKAPIKLNLHQKKSLIALGKQVEILYEYHLQNIQLKKIQQKQMENNKILKEFAGNVSHDLKMPLANIILTTDILKAKYTDVLDETGVEYLKYIKDSGLKLSEYVTSLLEYYSEDGNLVKDIKEFFLNDLLEDTIDLLRIDASCDIHFPEENIKILANRAGLGQIMMNLISNSLKYNSQEEIIITINCKEQNGFYHFSLEDNGIGIPEDKLQEIFELFTVIESQDENSKTGHGIGLSTVQKLIDNMGGDISVDSTLGKGTVFNFFIKKMQLN, from the coding sequence ATGATTAAACCAGAAAAACCTAAGAATGAGAGTTTAAGGCTTCGTAGTGTTAAACAACTTGGCTTATTAAATTCCTTACCTCAGGATACTTTTGATAATATTACCACACTCGCCAGTGAAATATGCGAATCCCAAGTCGCTTTGCTAACTATTCTTGATGAAAACAAACAATGGTTTAAATCAAAAAAAGGGCTATATGTTAATGAAACTGAAAGAGATATTTCCTTTTGTGGTCATGCTATTCTAGAACCAAAAAGTGTCTTTGAAATAGAAAATGCTTTAGAAGACGAGCGTTTCAAGGATAATCCCTTGGTTCAATCTAATGACACACATTTTAGATCGTATGCCGGCGTTCCTATTTTAGATAAAAATGGTTTGGCTTTAGGGACGCTTTGCGTAATAAATAAAGCACCTATTAAACTAAATTTACATCAAAAAAAATCGCTTATAGCCTTGGGGAAGCAGGTTGAAATTCTATATGAATACCACCTGCAAAATATACAGCTCAAAAAGATCCAGCAAAAACAAATGGAAAATAATAAGATCTTAAAAGAATTTGCAGGCAATGTGAGCCACGATCTTAAAATGCCTTTAGCCAATATCATTTTAACTACAGATATTCTAAAAGCAAAATATACCGATGTTTTAGATGAAACTGGTGTGGAATACTTAAAATATATTAAAGATTCCGGACTCAAATTAAGCGAATATGTCACTAGTCTATTGGAGTATTATTCTGAAGATGGTAACCTGGTAAAAGATATAAAAGAATTTTTCCTGAATGACCTCCTGGAAGACACCATAGATCTTTTACGAATCGATGCTTCCTGTGATATTCATTTTCCCGAAGAAAATATTAAAATCTTAGCCAATCGTGCAGGCTTAGGGCAGATTATGATGAACCTAATTAGCAATAGTCTCAAGTATAATAGCCAGGAAGAGATAATAATTACCATTAATTGTAAAGAACAGAATGGTTTTTATCATTTCTCATTAGAAGATAATGGAATTGGAATACCAGAAGATAAATTACAGGAAATTTTCGAACTCTTTACCGTTATTGAATCCCAGGATGAAAATAGTAAAACTGGTCATGGAATTGGTCTTTCAACGGTTCAAAAACTTATAGATAATATGGGTGGAGATATTTCAGTAGATAGTACTTTAGGAAAAGGAACTGTCTTTAATTTCTTTATTAAGAAGATGCAGTTAAACTAG
- a CDS encoding MgtC/SapB family protein, with amino-acid sequence MELDIWEFILKIGIAAISGAFMGLERQYKGKPAGLKTYSLVALGAATFITISLMFQESDSTDMTRIVGQIVVGVGFLGAGVILHEKNETAVTGLATSAAIWCSAAAGCLAGFGLYLHLIALTLFVIFINLIFGFLNGKLRENSNDDNY; translated from the coding sequence ATGGAATTAGATATCTGGGAATTTATATTAAAAATTGGTATTGCCGCTATTAGCGGTGCTTTTATGGGATTAGAAAGACAATACAAAGGCAAACCAGCCGGACTCAAAACCTATTCTCTGGTAGCACTTGGAGCGGCAACTTTTATTACCATCTCTTTAATGTTCCAGGAATCAGATAGTACAGATATGACCAGAATTGTTGGTCAGATTGTGGTAGGTGTTGGGTTCTTAGGTGCAGGTGTAATTCTACATGAAAAGAATGAAACTGCCGTAACAGGACTGGCAACTTCAGCGGCAATATGGTGCAGTGCTGCGGCCGGATGTCTGGCTGGATTCGGATTGTATTTACACCTAATAGCCCTAACTTTATTTGTGATTTTTATAAATCTTATTTTCGGTTTTTTAAATGGAAAATTAAGAGAAAACAGTAATGATGATAATTACTAA
- a CDS encoding bifunctional metallophosphatase/5'-nucleotidase: MTKFNNKLLGFIGLTSILMVFIAYKANDNRMIKANTKTDTLSITVLQTADIHGQLDTHPELFWENEEIVFKNRGGLANIKTLFDEERASNPGNTLIVDGGDLIQGSGYAALSKGKVMPGIIKKMGYDVIIPGNWEVVYGKNIMIDVMNGYETQVIAQNMYHENGKKALFPPHWIKEIEGIRIGFVGLNDPDVPVRQNPVFSKGIEFSGYTREFEKTLNSLKNEKNVDVLFLVTHLGIFKQVKLANNPIARNVDYILGNDTHERVREPIQGKYAKVTEPGAFGSFVGKLTLNFIDGEFVGDKYELIEVDPQKYPADAEIQKLVKKAKAPYRDHLETVIGYTNQPLYRYLTVENPIDNMITDAAKWKTGVDIAISNGFRFGNPIVPKNGQAAPITRANLWNLLPVNEKVKTGKASGAQIRDWLEQEMHNAFSQDPLDRFGGWLVRFSGMEVQFNSQNSKGERIQEITVNGELLQSDRMYSISACVRPGDPLDTLCRMPNVKDVEVMDYTIHDVMEEYLQEKSPVSPTIEGRAYCEYLGKFSFSTVPGTNYQFK; this comes from the coding sequence ATGACAAAATTTAATAATAAGCTTTTAGGCTTTATAGGATTAACCAGTATTCTTATGGTTTTCATTGCTTATAAAGCGAATGATAATAGAATGATTAAAGCGAACACGAAAACGGACACTCTTAGTATCACAGTGCTCCAAACCGCAGATATACATGGTCAATTGGATACTCATCCAGAACTTTTCTGGGAAAATGAAGAGATCGTTTTTAAAAATAGAGGTGGCCTGGCGAATATAAAAACGTTATTCGACGAGGAACGTGCATCTAACCCGGGTAATACACTTATTGTGGACGGTGGTGACCTCATTCAGGGAAGCGGGTATGCAGCTTTATCAAAAGGAAAAGTCATGCCCGGCATTATTAAAAAAATGGGGTATGATGTAATTATTCCAGGAAACTGGGAGGTGGTCTATGGGAAAAATATCATGATTGATGTGATGAATGGTTATGAAACTCAGGTCATCGCACAAAATATGTATCATGAGAATGGTAAAAAAGCTTTATTCCCTCCTCATTGGATCAAAGAAATTGAAGGCATCAGGATTGGTTTTGTAGGTCTAAATGACCCGGATGTACCCGTTAGGCAAAATCCTGTGTTTAGTAAGGGCATCGAATTCTCCGGATATACCAGGGAGTTTGAAAAAACTCTGAATTCATTAAAAAATGAAAAGAATGTAGATGTATTATTCCTCGTCACCCATTTAGGAATTTTTAAACAAGTAAAATTGGCAAATAATCCAATTGCCAGAAATGTAGATTATATCCTGGGAAATGACACTCATGAACGGGTTAGGGAACCAATTCAGGGTAAATATGCTAAAGTTACTGAACCTGGAGCCTTTGGATCCTTTGTTGGCAAACTTACACTGAACTTTATTGACGGAGAATTTGTAGGTGATAAGTACGAACTTATTGAAGTTGATCCTCAAAAATATCCGGCAGATGCTGAAATTCAAAAGCTGGTAAAAAAGGCAAAAGCGCCCTATCGGGATCACCTGGAGACCGTGATTGGGTACACTAACCAACCTTTATACAGGTATTTAACGGTAGAAAATCCAATAGACAACATGATAACAGATGCAGCGAAATGGAAAACCGGAGTTGATATTGCCATTTCCAATGGCTTTCGCTTTGGAAATCCCATAGTACCTAAGAACGGCCAAGCGGCTCCTATAACCAGGGCAAACCTGTGGAACCTTTTACCTGTGAATGAAAAAGTAAAAACTGGTAAAGCTTCGGGTGCACAGATCAGAGATTGGCTTGAACAGGAAATGCACAATGCATTTTCACAGGACCCTCTCGACAGATTTGGAGGCTGGCTGGTAAGGTTTTCAGGTATGGAGGTTCAATTCAACAGTCAAAACTCTAAGGGCGAACGAATTCAAGAGATCACAGTGAATGGTGAACTCTTACAAAGTGATAGGATGTACAGCATTTCTGCCTGTGTGCGTCCCGGCGATCCCTTAGATACACTTTGTCGCATGCCTAACGTGAAGGATGTAGAGGTTATGGATTATACCATTCATGACGTAATGGAAGAATACTTACAAGAAAAGTCTCCTGTATCACCTACTATTGAAGGTCGTGCCTATTGTGAATACCTGGGGAAATTTTCATTTTCTACGGTCCCTGGAACTAATTATCAATTTAAATAA
- a CDS encoding sulfur reduction protein DsrE — protein sequence MKTIFYTSILLALTLFTGKQTQAQTSKPEKHNYVVLTKKVPQLQPILLTAENLKDEDGKRFGEFVIIICGKEIGDITDPIKMDKFIARAEKLNVKLVACGFSLNKFQIEKKDIPEEMKVVENGILYNFQLQKKGYKSISL from the coding sequence ATGAAAACAATATTTTATACCAGTATACTTCTGGCACTCACTCTTTTCACAGGAAAGCAGACTCAGGCTCAAACATCTAAGCCTGAAAAACATAATTATGTGGTGCTTACCAAAAAGGTTCCGCAATTACAACCGATATTACTAACTGCAGAAAACCTGAAAGATGAAGATGGAAAGCGATTCGGCGAATTTGTAATTATCATCTGCGGAAAAGAGATAGGTGATATTACCGATCCAATAAAAATGGATAAGTTCATTGCCAGGGCTGAAAAGTTAAACGTGAAACTCGTAGCCTGCGGTTTCTCCCTGAATAAATTCCAAATTGAAAAAAAAGATATCCCGGAAGAAATGAAAGTGGTAGAAAATGGTATTCTTTACAATTTTCAGCTTCAGAAAAAAGGATATAAAAGCATAAGTCTGTAG
- a CDS encoding DoxX family protein, with the protein MTNKIHISRRSIQLLRVLVSGIFLVAGGNHLLNTTKTVQRLEQASFKGIAYFFGDPNWLVILSGIVMLAAGFLFLIGYKTRWTAIVLVLVLIPITLSVQVGQINTLGPLFKNIAIMGGLLFFIINDTDKLFKVK; encoded by the coding sequence ATGACTAACAAAATTCATATTAGTCGTCGTTCCATACAGTTATTGCGAGTTTTGGTTAGTGGGATTTTTTTGGTAGCAGGCGGTAATCATCTGCTTAATACCACGAAAACAGTCCAAAGGCTTGAACAGGCCAGTTTTAAAGGAATCGCCTATTTTTTTGGGGATCCAAACTGGCTAGTGATCCTCTCCGGAATCGTAATGCTAGCAGCAGGCTTTTTATTCCTGATAGGATACAAAACCAGATGGACGGCGATCGTTTTAGTACTCGTATTAATACCCATAACCCTGTCTGTACAGGTAGGGCAAATAAACACACTTGGACCACTTTTTAAAAACATAGCAATTATGGGAGGTCTTCTATTTTTTATAATTAATGATACCGATAAACTTTTTAAAGTCAAATAA